A genomic stretch from Equus przewalskii isolate Varuska unplaced genomic scaffold, EquPr2 contig_12173, whole genome shotgun sequence includes:
- the LOC139081270 gene encoding LOW QUALITY PROTEIN: olfactory receptor 14A16-like (The sequence of the model RefSeq protein was modified relative to this genomic sequence to represent the inferred CDS: deleted 2 bases in 1 codon) encodes MSEKLTNVTIIMEFLLMQFPDDQVLQSLCAVLFLLIYLASLIGNILIITLTTIDQHLQSPMYFFLKNLSLIDVCFISVTIPKSIINSLTNSYSISFLGCSSQVFLLIFFASTEYGLLIVMSYDRYAAICHPLHYEAIMSRGSCVKMVTASWFSGCVYGSLHVAGTFSVRFCGPNTVHQFFCEVPSLLHIACSGDQILEYAFIITGCCFAFVCFIFMVVSYVQIFSTVLRIPSAQSRSKPFSTCIPHITVVTLFLSSGFIAYLGSTSKSPTSLNLFMSVLYSFLTPSLNPVIYSLRNRDIKVALNNFFLGGGIFPKL; translated from the exons ATGTCTGAGAAATTAACCAATGTGACCATCATAATGGAATTCTTGCTCATGCAATTCCCTGATGACCAGGTTCTACAGAGTCTCTGTGCCGTGTTGTTCTTACTCATTTACTTGGCATCACTGATAGGGAACATCCTCATTATCACCCTTACCACCATTGACCAGCATCTACAATcccccatgtatttcttcctgaaAAATTTGTCTTTGATTgatgtctgttttatttctgtcactATCCCCAAATCCATCATAAACTCTTTGACCAACAGCTATTCCATCTCCTTTTTGGGATGCTCCTCACAggttttccttcttattttttttgctagCACAGAGTATGGTCTCCTTATAGTCATGTCCTATGATCGCTATGCTGCCATCTGCCACCCTCTGCACTATGAGGCTATCATGAGTAGGGGCAGCTGTGTGAAGATGGTGACTGCATCATGGTTCAGTGGGTGTGTTTATGGATCCCTTCATGTTGCAGGTACATTCTCTGTTCGTTTCTGTGGACCCAACACAGTACATCAGTTCTTCTGTGAAGTTCCATCACTGCTTCACATTGCTTGTTCTGGGGATCAAATTCTAGAATATGCATTTATTATTACTGgctgttgttttgcttttgtatgtttcattttcatgGTTGTTTCCTATGTTCAAATTTTCTCCACTGTCCTAAGAATTCCTTCTGCACAAAGCAGGTCCAAACCTTTCTCCACTTGTATTCCACATATCACTGTGGTGACCTTATTCCTCTCTTCTGGATTTATTGCATATTTAGGTTCAACCTCAAAATCACCAACTTCGCTGAACCTCTTTATGTCTGTGTTATACTCTTTTTTAACTCCCAGCCTGAATCCTGTCATTTACAGTCTGAGAAACAGAGACATTAAGGTGGctcttaacaattttttt ttgggggggggaataTTCCCAAAGTTGTAG